The following DNA comes from Oncorhynchus clarkii lewisi isolate Uvic-CL-2024 chromosome 22, UVic_Ocla_1.0, whole genome shotgun sequence.
aaatgtgtgcacaaattttGAAAGAAATAATATTTTTACGTGTAtgaaaaatgtctgggatcttttattacCGCTCATGaaatcaacactttacatgttgcgtttatttttgttgAGTATAGTTCTGTGACATAGCTTTACTGTGTAACCATGGTTGGCTGTACTGTACATGTCAAGGACAGATCTGGGTTATTGACAGATAAGATAGAGACCTCTACAGATGTTGCTAATGTAGTAGGGTCAAAGGGTCAGCACTGGCCATTCCTACTGTCAATCAACTCTCCTGGTATGTTTGGGGTTGGTCAAGTCAGCCCATAACCACAAGGTCATTCGAAGTACATATGAGCACTGGAATGCCTTTTACATTTTAAAGCTAACATAAGGCCTCTTATTTGACCCAGCCACCATCCTCTACCATGTATGGCTATGATGTTGAAGACAGTTGGTTGTGCAATAACGCCATCATTCCTTCAGTACCATGGGGTTTAGCTGCCTAATTGGCCCATCAGTTAAAAGTGCAGTGATTCACACTAGGGTTTTTCACTGGGAGTGTGTTAATGAGAATGATTGACTGAGTCATAGATCAATGGGAGAAGCCTCCAACCAAGCAACACACTCTCacccagctcttcacactggcgTGACTAACAACATCACTAGGAACGAAAAGCAAGTGTATGTGTACCCTGGCCAGAGGCGTCCTCCACCATGGGGTTGATCTCGAGCATGGAGGCGTCAAACTTCATGAAGACGTTGTAGAGCTTGATTATGTTAGCAGCTGCGTCGTCAATCAGAGCAGCAGGGAAGCCCATCTTTGTGGCAAtctggagagagagcgaagaCAGAGAAAAGAGCGAGGGAGCAAAATAAAGAAATGTATCAATATCAGTTCTTCAAATCTACATTGTTTGTCATTTATTTCTACTTTAGCAACATTTAGAAATCTATTACCAGCTTGTAAAATTCAATTGAAGGTGAGAGGAGTTGAAGAAGAGCAGGAACAAATGATAATGAGGGGTAtagtctgggttggcgcccccctgggttgtgccgtggcggagatctttgtgggctatactcggccttgtctcaggatggttatttggtggttgaagatatccctctagttgtgtgggggctgtgctttggcaaagtgggtggggcaggtgtttggccctgtccgggggtatcatcggatggggccacagtgtctcctgacccctcctgtctcagcctccagtatttatgctgcagtagtttgtgtcggggggctagggtcagtcttatatgtggagtatttctcctgtcttatccgatgtcctgtgtgaatttaagtatgctctctctaattctctctttcggagacctgagccctaggaccattctTCAGGACGACCTGGCGTGATGACTCCTTGCtattcccagtccacctggccgtgctgctgctccagtttcaactgttctgcctgcggctatggaaccctgacctgttcaccggtcgtgctacctgtcccagacctgctgttttcaactctctagagacagcaggagcggtagagatactctcaatgattggctatgaaaagccaactgacatttactcctgaggtgctgaatTGTTGCACCcacaacaactactgtgattattattatttgaccatgttggtcatttatgaacatttgaacatcttggccatgttctgttataatctccacccggcacagccagaagaggactggccacccctcatagcctggttcctctctaggtttcttcctaggttttggcctttctagggagtttttcctagccaccgtacaTCTACACctgctttgcttgctgtttggggttttaggctgggtttcgtttctgtacagcactttgagatatcagctgatataaggGGGGCTATatagaagggctatataaatagttAGATTTATAGTGAATGTGAGAGACATTGGCAGGTCATGGTAACATTGCAGGCACTCTAAGACACATGTAGTGTGTGAGATGCAATGTTGACTGAGCATATCAAAGTCAAAACCTGATGTTTAAAGATATTACACTGCCTAACTAGGGGACATGCCTAACTAATAAGGTTCTGAGGCCCTTGTCTTTAGAGAGAAACTCAAAACAGAcctaatttgaaaataaatgttaCCTCAAGTTGTTTGTTTAAACATGAACCAAAATAGCTAGCTTTAAAATCAGGTGGAGTATTGTTTATTTACCAGGATAGGTAATGTTTCCTGGGATCTAAGAGACTGAAAGACAAATCAAGAGGTATTTTTACAACccgatttcaactgtaccgaAACAGCTTGTTCCATCTTGATTCCCTCCATGATGTCGATTGGCTCCTTCACAATGGCGTCGGGATTCTCCGCTGCCACATCCTCGATGTTCACGCCCCCCTGAGAGCTGCCAATCAACACGGGGCCCTGTTCAGAGGGAGGGGCCGAGAGATTATGAGTACCAATCATTTTACACATTCATTGAGTGGCAATCAAACTAAAAAAAAGCAAATTAATGGAACATAGGTCTcacagcaaatcaaattgtatttgtcacatgcttcgtaaacaacaggtctagactaacagtgaaatgcttacttacgggcccttcccaacaatgcagagagaaaaataaaaaaataataacacaaggaattacacaatgagtaacaataacttggctatatatacCATTACAGTGGTACTGCAGGGGTACAttgtaattgaggtagatacataAAGGTAGGGCTAAAGTGACTGGATAGATAATAAaaagcagcagcatatgtgatgagtaaaAAGatttgtgcaaaaagggtcaatatAGATATTAAATAGTTAACCTAATAGTACCTGGGCTATcataaataaatgtaacaaacGATCGAATTGATCCATTGGTCTTCAAATTCTCAATGACAACGGGTGTCTCATTATCCTATTTAGAGAACAGAGCTATAACAGCAGCTGGACAAGCAAGTCCCACGGAGCACAAGTATTACAACATGTCCACGGCCATGTCCTTTACCACTACGCCATCTAGTGGGACCATCCAACACAATCAACATTCAAAATCAAGAATAACAGCTGCCCAATATGTCAAATCTGACAGCCTGACCCAGAATGGCTGAGGGTGATTTATCAGCTGTTGTCACCTGAGAGGCGTGAAGGGGCGGGAATGACCTCACCTGGAAGGATCTCTCCATGGTGATGGCGAAGTAGTACTCCCTGCGGGGGTACCTGCGCTCACAGATGAACACCTGGTTACAGATACGGCCCTGCTCGCCTGTCTGCTTGGTGTACAGCTTACGACCAATCATCTGAGAGGAGATGTCCCGGGCCTCCTCTGGACTgtaggagaggggaagagagacagaagaattGACACAGAGTAGAAATGGGTGCAGTTTGAGAGGAGTTCTCTCGGACACTCACGAGTAGACAATCTTCACTCCTCCCTTCAGACCTCCCTCGAAGGTGCCTTTGCCTCGGCCTCCAGCCAACACTTGAGCCTTCACCACTAGATCCTTGGTGCCTgagacacccacccacacacacacacacacacacacacacacacacacacacgagggagAAAGAGACCGTAGCAGTTACAGACTAAGCCCAACACTCCACTGCCaattacacacacagaccgaTAATAATGCAGATGTACAAACTATAAAAAACATTGTCAGTGCATACACTGCCTAACACAACCTTTCTAGCAAAGGCATGCACTCATGGCCCTAAATGACTAGGCTACTTCTGGACATTGTCAAGTTAATCTGTATCCACAACCAGAAAACTGCGTTAGCATCGAGTAAGTTACACAGTGAATGGATACATTGTTCTACATCATGTTTAGCCCTACTCATTGCCACAGAGGAATTCAGTAGGTCAGAGATGATTTAACTTTATTGATCTAGTATAGTAACATATTAACAAAGTTAGACAACACACCATTACAGTTAGTTACAGAGTAGGCTACATAAAAATGACATGCCTAAAACATCTATGTAAAGCCTGGGAGGACATTTTGATTTCATTAACATATAATAAACACTAGTTTGAATCAAATTAAAATATTATCCCTAGTCCAGAGCAATGCCATTTATCAAAAAGGCTAGTCCAAGAGTAGAGTAATTCCATGACACTGGCCCCTGAGGAAAAGGAAGCACTGATAGGTGTaaacaggttactgtgtgtccagCTGAGCACAGCAGGCTGCAGCAGTGTTAACTGATAGCCTTGGGTTCAGTGTTATGTTTAGACTGTAGTCTCTACTGCCGCCTCAGAGGCTATTAAAAACACCCTAAACAAGGCCAAGGGTCACACCATGTCAGATGTAGGCTACGGGTTCTGTGTGCAGCACTCTCAGATTAGTCCAGAGATATTTGGGTGAATGTGTATACATGCCATTTTCAAAGTAACAAGAAAGTACACTAGGGCTGACTCCAAAGATTTGAATAGATTTCGATTTGTTAACTCCGATTTGATTCGAATCACTTTTGCTGATTTGCAAATGCAGATGAGCAGTCACACACACCAGAATGCCCCATAACAATGGTACACCCCCCCAAGCCCCTAAAGGGACAGGTAAGTATTTTAACATAACATGAGACTATGTTCGTATTCTTAACTTTTATTATTTCTCATTGTTGTTGTATTGTCAAGAAGGAACTTGCAAGTTAGcatttggggctcccgagtggtgcagcagtctaaggcaatgcatctcagtgcctgagacatcactacagacactctggtttgcttccaggctgtatcacaaccagccgtgatggggagtgccatagggcggagcagaattggcccagcgttatCAGTGTTTGGCCAATGTAggcaatcattgtaaataagaatttgttcttaactgacttgcctagttaaattaaaaggTATTTAAAAATAGatacatatacactgctcaaaaaaataaagggaacacttaaacaacacaatgtaactccaagtcaatcacacttctgtgaaatcaaactgtccacttaggaagcaacactgattgacaataaatttcacatgctgttgtgcaaatggaatagacaacaggtggaaattataggcaattagcaagatacccccaataaaggagtggttctgcaggtgtggaccacagaccacttctcagttcctatgcttcctggctgatgttttggtcacttttgaatgctggcggtgctttcactctagtggtagcatgagacgtagtctacaacccacacaagtggctcatgtagtgcagctcatccaggatggcacatcaatgcgagctgtggcaagaaggtttgctgtgtctgtcagcgtagtgtccagagcatggaggcgctaccaggagacaggctagtacatcaggagacgtggaggaggccgtaggagggcaacaacccagcagcaggaccgctacctccgcctttgtgcaaggaggagcaggaggagcactgccagagccctgcaaaatgacctccagcaggccacaaatgtgtatgtgtctgctcaaatggtcagaaacagactccatgagggtggtatgagggcccgacgtccacaggtgggggttgggcTTACAGCCCAAcgccgtgcaggacgtttttcatttgccagagaacaccaagattggcaaattcgccactggcgccctgtgctcttcacagatgagagcaggttcacactgagcacatgtgacagacatgacagtctggagacgccgtggagaacgttctgctaactgtaacatcctccagcatgaccggtttggcggtgggtcagtcatggtgtggggtggcatttctttggggggccgcacagccctcaatgtgctcgccagaggtagcctgactgccattaggtaccgagatgagatcctcagaccccttgtgagaccaaatgctggtgcggttggccctgggttcctcctaatgcaagacaatgctagacctcatgtggctggagtgtgtcagcagttcctgcaagaggaaggcattgatgctaatggactggcccgcccgttcccctgacctgaatccaattgagcacatcatgtctcgctccatccttTAGTccatgctttagtccaggtctgggaggatatccctcaggagaccatccgccacctcatcaggagcatgcccaggcgttgtagggaggtcatacaggcacgtggaggccacacacactactgagcctcattttgacttgttttaaggacattagaTCAAAGTTgcatcagcctgtagtgtggttttccactttaattttgagtgtgactccaaatccagacctccatgggttgatacatttaatTTCCATTGATAGTTTGTGTgatttgttgtcagcacattcaactatgtaaagaaaaaagtattttttggagcagtgcaTATATATTATAAGTgcatatatattataataataaactATTTGTTGGACAATGTATACCATCCGTATCCTGTACATACGCCTAATAAAACTTCAAACTTGATAAAtgttgaaaacatgttggctcaccatTTACAAAGAAGATATAATATGGAGAACAGGCTATTAGTATGAGAAGTATCGAAGTTTTGGATCAGGTACAGTCAACAGATGCTGGTTTTCGTTAGTAATTAAAGCTACTAAGTGCCGTTTTAGGGCCGTCTTTGTGCCTTTTGAATTCTTATAAGATATTATAAACTTCCAGACGTTCTCTCTGACCTCTTACTATGGCACTACGATGATACAGAGAAATCCCTAGATTACAGTATAGGCCTACAGCCCACTCTGACAACATACCTTACTCAGTAGTGCTGACTGATTAGTGCCTTTGAGGTCGGTTTGGATtatgatttttatatatatatttttttttaaacatgaaatgcactatgcatgacgtgggttgaatgctgtaacacagaataaaacaaaatCAGATGATGGTACTGAGTACTGACTGCCCaatactgcttatcacttattaacattacaaaaaatacaattattttaatTGTTGtctattacatttgttttatttgatgactttatcatttaattccaagtcatcatctcatctctatagagtgGCTGCCTATGATGTCTGACAAAATCTCTATTTTAGTAATTCTTAAAAGTAAATAAGGAaaacttttatgactgctgaataccaactaccaATCACTTAGATtgtgtattttcaggtagagataccgcATCTCACGAAGAAACTGTTTTCTATCGCGCCTTCTTCCATcccatctcactctctttctgccCCACAATAACCTAACATAGCAGGCGTGAAAGAAACACAGATCAGACGAGTAGGCATCCAATGAAttatgctatatacagggggttcaggtaccgagtcaatgtgcgggggtacaggttagtcaaggaatttgtacatgtaggtattgttaaagtgactatgcatagataacaaacccgtagtagcagcagtgtaaaaacaagaaatgcaaatagtccatgtgaccatttgattaattgttcagcagtcttatgacttgaggatagaagctgttaaggagccttttggacctagacttggcactccggtaccacttgccgtgcggtagaagagagcagtctatgacctGGGTGACTGCGGTCCAGTGATCTACTGGGCTGTATGCACCTTACGcttggatgccaagcagttgccacaccaagcagtgatgcaaccggtcaggatgctctcgatggtgcagatgtaaaactttgaggatctgggtacccatgccaaatcttttcagtctcctgggggggaaaagacattgtcgtgccctcttcacaactgtcatggtgtgtttggactagaggtcgatcgatgatttttcaacgccgataccgattattggaggaccaaaaagccgatgccgatttttaaaaaacatttgtaataacaacaatactgaatgaacacttattttaacttaatataatacatcaataaaatcaatttaaataaataatgaaacatgttcaatttggtttaaataatgcaaaaacaaagtgttggagaagaaagtaaaagtgcaatatgtactatgtaagaaagctaacgtttcagttccttgctcagaacatgagaacatatgaaagctggtggttccttttaacatgagtcttcaatattcccaggtaagaagttttaggttgtagttattataggaattataggactatttccctctataccatttgtatttcattaacctttgactgtTGACtaattcttataggcactttagtattgccagtgtaacagtatagcttccgttcctctagttagcgcgcgctaactagctagccatttcacttcggttacaccatcctcatctcgggagttgataggcttgaagtcataaacagcgcaatgcttgacgcacaacgaagagctgctggcaaaatgcacaaaagtgctgtctgaatgaatgtttacgcgcctgcttctgcctaccaccgctcagtcagatacttgtatgctcagtcagattatatgcaacgcaggacacgctagataatatctagtaatatcatcaaccatgtgtagttaactagtgattatgattgatggtgttttataagataagtttaatgctagctagcaacttaccttggcttactgcattcgcgtaacaggcagtctccttgtggagtgcaacaagagagGCAGGTCGATattgtgttggactagttaactgtaaggttgcaagattggatccccgagctgacaaggtgaaaatctgtcgttctgcccctgaacaaggcagttaacccaccattcctaggccgtcattgaaaataagaatgtgttcttaactggcttgcctagttaaataaaggtataaaaataaaaatcggcgcccaaaaataccattttccgattgttatgaaaatttgaaatcggccctaattaaatcggccactccgattaatcggtcgacctctagtttggaccataatagtttgttggtgatgtggacatcaaggaacatgaaactctcgacccactctaCAGCCGTCAATGTAAATGGGTGCTTTTGCACCtgattttcctgtagtccacatcatctcttttgtcttggtcacgttgaggaagaggaTGGTGTCCTGGcagtctctgacctcttccctataggctgtctcatcgttgtcggtgatcaggcctaccaccgttgtgtcgtagcaaacttgatggtgttggagtcgggtTTGGCCACGCAGacgtgggtgaatagggagtacaggaggggactatgcACGCACCCCCAAGTTAGCCTACTCAAATTAATTTGATCACATCCTATTAAGGCATGGCTTACCAATCTCCTTGGCAACAGAGTAGGCTTCATCGGGTGAGCTGGCAACCTTGCCCTCGGGCACACAGACGCCAGCCTCTTTGAGCAGGCCGATGCTCATGTACTCATGCAGGGAGAGGTTTCTCTGCTGCTGCTGAAGGTGGGATGGCTGCTGCTGAGCCCCAAGAAGGCTGGAGGAACCACCCAGCacctggagagagggggggcagagggggatagaggagagaaaaagTTGTAGGGGGGTACATGATGCAGTAACATGACAGTACCTACTCATATGTCAGGGGGAGTACATAGCGCTCTGTGAAAGGACACTGAATAAGAATAGCCACACCCATATAAAAAagggcacatacacacaacaaaaaATGTGGAGTAGATGTGTGCAATACTGTAAGTTTGCAGATATGAAAGAGGTACACATTAAACACGTCATTTGGGCATCAAATCAATCATTATGTCAACATCAAACTCGTTTTTTTCAAACTTGGAACTCGGTTCTAAAAATGTCAGCTTTGTCAGTGCAAGTGAGCATGAACAAACAGCCTGGATGGTGCAtactctctcttcaccccccagAGGCATCATGCACCCCAAAAATCCAAGGAGGCAGAAAGTATGTGAGGATGCTTTGGGGGCTGGAGAACTTAGAACAACTTTTTTTTCCAAACACGTGAACCAACTATTACCTGCAATCTAGTCATAATCATATATATAAGCAAAAAGTTGTTAAGTGCTATTATACAGGACAAATCAGAGGGGGCACTTACCCCTGTACCCCCGATGGGCATGACGCTCCTGGCACCTCCCCGTCCTATCGTCTCTAGTCTATGACAGCTGTGTTGGAGGTCACTGtcttaactggtactgtatgtgagcgAAAAGCTATTGCGAACAAATCCCTGAACCCCCATAAGCTTGTTTAAATACATGTACTGATTGATACATTCGTCTTTCCATTGCTAAACAAGCAACGACGTTTGCTAATGTTTAGCTCGCTAGCTATGTGGCTAGTTAGCCAAAAGAGCCAGTTTCCTAGCTACCTCAAAGGAGATAAGCGAATGTCAAATTTCACCCCATTTCTCGGGGACTTCGAAGATGGTGCAGCAGAAAAATAATCACAGGTACAGGCAGCgggatttaatattttttttgtcaaggTAGAACTTACTTTGGATGCAGTGTTACGCGTCGATCTTGCCCCAGAATTTATCAGGCTAGCCGACAATCGGCCGCAAATCAGGGACGCCGCCATGTTCCCTTCTCAAGCTAACGAATTGGGTGCATGCGtagtgacataaaaaaaaacatgcgcCCCATGCATAGGCTTGGCTCACATTCAATGGTCTTCACAATTTGAAGACAAGGCTATAAATACATACGGTCAACTGGACATTATATAATGCATACTTAAAACGAGGTCATGGTGGCCTTTCAAATTGTATTCTCTAAGATATGAGCAACACAAACGTATTTACTCAAAAGTGGTATTTATTTATACGGTTTGGAaaaacctactgtatatacagaccTTTTTACACATGGAGCAAACACTCATCagtcaaacaaaacaaaaatgactttCTATATAAAGAATATATGGTGTGCTTGATGAACCTTGGCCGGCAAGTGTGGACTCGGCAAGCAGAAGAAATTAAAAGTCTACTCCTGGAGAGATGTTTTAACCAATAGCAGAGACGTTAAGGAGCACTTGGGTTTAAATCTGCAACACATTCTttcaaaacaaatacatttatatTCCCTTCAAGGGTACATGTACTTTTCAACACTATTCCCCATTGTCAGTctctaaaaaaaacaaaataaacaaatgaTGGGGAGCCAGATAGACAATGAAAGGAATACGCCATTGTTATCACCATCAGAGTTACGTAGTATCAGACATTTCCCTGAACTGAATCAGCGTATCCAAAtgtgttcgatgaggttgagattagggctctgtgcagatcagtcaagttcttccacaccgatctcaacagaccatttctttatggacctcgctttgtacatgggggcattgtcatgctgaaacaagaaagggccttcctcaaactgttgccacaaggttggaagcacagaatcgtctagaatgtcattgtatcttgtagagttaagatttcccttcactggaactaaggggcctagcccgaaccatgaaaaacagcctcagaccattattcctcctccaccaaactgtacagttggcactattcagt
Coding sequences within:
- the LOC139380769 gene encoding succinate--CoA ligase [ADP-forming] subunit beta, mitochondrial — encoded protein: MAASLICGRLSASLINSGARSTRNTASKVLGGSSSLLGAQQQPSHLQQQQRNLSLHEYMSIGLLKEAGVCVPEGKVASSPDEAYSVAKEIGTKDLVVKAQVLAGGRGKGTFEGGLKGGVKIVYSPEEARDISSQMIGRKLYTKQTGEQGRICNQVFICERRYPRREYYFAITMERSFQGPVLIGSSQGGVNIEDVAAENPDAIVKEPIDIMEGIKMEQAVSIATKMGFPAALIDDAAANIIKLYNVFMKFDASMLEINPMVEDASGQVMCMDAKINFDSNAAYRQKKVFDMQDWTQEDARDRQAAKADLNYIGLDGSIGCLVNGAGLAMATMDIIKLHGGTPANFLDVGGGATAHQVMEAFKLITSDRKVQAILVNIFGGIMRCDIIAQGIIMAVTDLDLKIPIVVRLQGSRVDDAKALIAASPLKLLACDDLDEAARMVVKLSEIVSLAQEAHVDISFQLPL